The DNA window CGGCCCGCCGGCGGGCAGAAGAGGAGAAGCGCAGGAAAGAGGAAGAGGACGAGAAGGCCGCCGAGGCATCCCAGCAGGTTTCCTCTCCTGCGGTGGAAAGGATTCCTGATCACCATCTCGTGGTGGCGCGCCTGAGCAGTGATGAGATGAAGAACCCGAAGCTGAAGGACATTCTGGGGCCGCTTAAGAGCGCCATCAACGCGGCCTTGCCGCTGGTCGAGGTGCCACCATTGCACAAGGCTCGCAACACGTTGATTTCGAATTCCCCTACGCATTGGACGTCATCGACTTTGCGCTGGCCGATCTCGTCGGCCGTGCCACTGTCCGGCTGCGGCCCCTACTCCTCGTCGGCGATCCTGGCGGCGGCAAGTCCCGATTTGCCCGCCGCCTTGGAGAAGTCCTTGGCGTGAGCGTTTGGCGTGAGGACGCGTCCCGCGCGGACGGCGCGGTATTTGCCGGTACCGATCGGCGCTGGTACTCGGCTGAACCCTGCCATCCGTTTCTCGCCGTCGCTGCCGGCGGAATCGCCAATCCGCTTGTGTTGATCGACGAGCTTGAGAAGTCTGGCACACGCAGCGACTACGGGCGGCTATGGGACTGCCTCCTCGGATTTTTTGAGATCGAGACCAGTGCCCGCTATCCGGATCCCGCGCTTCAGACGAACCTCAATTTATCGCAGATCTCTTATGTGCTGACGGCGAATTCCCTGGATCCACTGCCAGGCCCGCTCCGCGACCGGACGCGCGTCGTGACCTTCCGAAGCCAAGCGCCGACGATCTCGATGCGCTCTTGCCCGCCGTGATCGCCGACCTCGCCAAAGAGCGCGGGCTTGACCAGATCTGGGTGCCGCCGCTCGATGGCGTCGAATACGCCGCCGTCACCATGAACTGGCGCGGCGGCTCCGTGCGGCGCCTGCGCCGGATTGTCGAGGCGATCTTGCGTGAGCGCGACCGGCGCGCACCGAGAAACTGATCCTCGACCTGCGTCCTGTCACGCGACGTGCGCATTCACCGGAGCTACAGGCGGGCCCGAACTATGTCATCGCAATCTGCAGGGACGCAGGGTCTATTCCGGATCGGCAAGATCCATTTTGCATTGCAAATATTCTTAGCAGGAGAAAATCAGCGCTACGTGTCACGGTTGAAATTTGGCCAAGCGGAGACAAGACACGCGCTCACGCCATCGCAAACGTCGCCCATGTTAGTGAAGTGACCTCGCGGAAGTGAGCGACACGGAGTGCCCTACGTTGGGTGCCTAGGGAGGATCTTACTTGGTGTCGTCGACGAACGTCACGGGCGTCCCCTTGGATACCAGTTCGGCGACGCGTTCGGCGTCCCAGTTCGTGAGACGGATGCAGCCGTGCGATTCCGATTTGGACACGCGTCCCGGGAATGGGGTGCCGTGAATGCCATAGCCGTCGGCGGAAAGATTGATCCACATTGTGCCGACAGGATTGTTCGGGCCCGGCTTGATGGTGAAAGGCTTCCGGGAATGGACGCCCTTGAAGTGGTAGTCGGGGTTGTAGCGATAGGTCGGATTGCGGTCGATCTCCGTTACTTTCAAGGTGCCTGAGGGTGACGGCTTCTCCTCGCTGCCGACCGTGGCGGGGTAGAATCCGATCAGCGCGTTCGACTTATCGAAGAGCTGCACGGTCTGCCGGTTCTTGTCGACTTCCACCTTGGCCGCCTTCTCGGGACTTTGATCAGCACCGGTATCGATCACAGCGATGGTTTCCCCGGCGCGATCGAAGTGCCTTCCTGGGTTCAAGGCAGACAGCAGATCCTCACTCATGTGAAACTTTTCGGCTAAGCCCTCGCGTGCGCTGGTGTAGGCCAGCTTCGGAAGGTCCTTCATAGCTTCCATCTTGGCCGGGAGTTTGCGTAGGAACGGCCCTGCGACGTCTTTGTCGGAGATGGCGTAGCTCGTAATCACCGGACGGTCGTCCGATGCAAGCTTTGCCCAAACGTCGGTGCCGACCTCGTCGGAAGTCGCCAACTGCTGCGCCTTTTCGTAGGCCCGCAATGCCTTCTTCGCATTCTCTCCGAATTTGCCGTCGATCTCGCCCGGCGAGAAGTGCGCCCGGTCAAGCAGAACCTGCAGCCTGATACCTGCCGGGGTCGGCTTGGTGTCCGACAGCGTCTTTTTCGAGGGCTCGGCGGAGTTGATCGCTGCCGCGTTCATTTCGGCACAGAACGCGGAGCCTGTCACGGACGCCAAGACAAGGCCGAAGAAAATGCACCTCGGCGGAAAGAGCCTCATGCCGGCAGGTCCGCTATTCCGACAATCCTGACAGCGGTCCCATTGGTCGGCGGTACACGCCGGCGCTGGTGGCCGCCGGTTCCCATCCGGATCACTTCTGATCCGAGGGAGCCTGGGCGTTCGCCTTGTTCGCGTCGGCCTTGTTCGCTTCGTGATGGCCGACGACGCACCCGGCCGCAGCACCAAGTTTGCCGTGTCCCGCCATGTGGCCGGCGACACCGCCGACGATGGCCCCCTTGATGCAGCCCTTGGCGTCCGCAGGGGGCGCGAGAGTGAACGAAACCGCGATTGCGAAAGCCGCCGCCAAAACCCATCTCATGTGCGTTCTCCGATCGTGAAGGATCGGCAGGCCAACCATTCAGGACGCACTCTGTTCCGACTTCGTCGCGCCTTCCTGCGCCAACACCTCGCCCAACCGCCTCGAGCACTATCGGCAATCCATAAATCGACCTGGCCGACCCGCTCGCGCGCGGAGCCAGCAGCCGGAGGAAATTGGGACTGCAGAAGCCGGGACCGAAGAACAGACTCTAGTGTGCCCTCGATGCTTGCGGATGCTCGAGAAAGAAACGCAGCATTTCCCTCGTTGCATCCGGCCCCTCTCCGTCCGTATAGGATCCTGCCGGGCTGCCTCCGGACCAGGCATGGCCGGCGCCGTGGACATTCCAGTGCTCCAGGACCTCGCGTTCGCCGTCGGTGTGAGTCGTGCGGGTATACCCATGCCCTCCCGGAATTTGCCCGCGATGCACCTTCTTTCGCGTCCTTCTCGCTCCGATGGCATGTTCGACGACGTGGGCGCCGTTGTCGGGATGCACAGTGGTGTCGCGGTCGCCGTGAAAAATAATGGTCGGGACCATCGGGCCGCCCGCCATAGTTTGGCGACCGCCTTTGCCCCCTTGACGCATGGCGGCGAACGCCGAGGGCATATCGGTGGCGGCTCCGCAGGCGAGGCCGGAATGGATCCCGACCGCCGCGTATAGATCGCTGTAGGTGGCACCCATGACTGCCGCGGCGGCGCCTCCGGCCGAAAGGCCGGCGACGAAGACGCGCTTCGGATCGACCGAATAGTCCTGCATGACACGGCGGGTGATGCCCGCGATCAGCGAAGGCTCGCCTTCGTCACGGCGCTGGTCGGCCGCGCGAAACCAGTTCCAGCATTTGGACGGATTGGCGCCGCTAGGCTGCGCCGGATAGACCACCAGGCAGTTCTGTTCTTCCGCGATGAAGTTCATTCTGGTGCCGGCTGCGAAATCGTCCGGCGACTGGGTGCAACCGTGGAGCATCACCACCAGCGGGAGCGGCTGACCTTGGTGGTAGCTGCTGGGGACGAAGAGCTTGAAGGTCCGGCTTCCGGCCTCGTTGCTGTAGGCGCCTTCGATGAACTTCGTACCCACCGGCGCGATGTCGGTCACCGAAGCGGGAGCGTGCTTGGCGCCCCGCAGGCCGAGCCAGGTGCCGTCCTTCGCGCGATCGAACAACGGTCGGCGCCGACGCGCCATGGCGGCGGGCGTCTCCGCCGGTGCTGCGCGGTCGGCGTTGCCGACGCCATTGGCCTTGGGGTCGATCGTGGGCGGGGTGCGGTCTGGAAGACTGATGAGACCTTTAGCGGTCGCGAGCGGGCGCTCGCCTCGCAACATGCACTGCAGCAGCGCCGTGGCTTCGGTCAGTTGCCCTGCTTGGGTCAACCGTGTGGCCTCGCGGAGCGTGTCCTGATTCAACATCGTGTTCACCTTGTCCTGTCGGAAAGAGCGGCCTTGACCGCAGGGGTGGCATGGAGGGCTCCGAGCACGGATACCGAGGCGATGGTGGCGCGGGCGAGATCGGGAGAGACGTCCTGCGCGATGCTGGCAAGACCGAGCACGTTGATATGCAGCATCTCGCCGGCTTGCCGCGCCGCTTCGAGATCCGCGCGCGTGTAATTCCGCAGACCGAGGTCCAGGCCTTTACGGGCCGTGGATTGCTTGACCACGTCGGCGTGCCGCTCGAGCTGATTGCGGATTGCCGTCCGGATGAAATCCGTGCGGTTCGAATAGAATCCGTCCTTCACCATCAGATCCACATGGCCCAGGTCGACATAGCCAAGATTGATGGTGATCTTCTCGGTTTCCGGAGGCTTCGGCCTTAGGTCCTGCACATTTAAGGGCATCTCATCATCCATATACCATCTGTACGGATTGTATATGGATGTCCCTGCACGATGTGCAAGGGGAGAGCACCGTGGAGCCCGTAGGGGATTACGACATGTCATCTCTGCGGCCTCGGTCAAGGCCGCCCACGCCTCCGTCCTCATGGATCGCTTCAAGTCCAGATTGAAGAATCGCCTGCAGGGGCAGACCGGCGGGGCCACGCTTCAAGGCCGGCGTCATGGCGATCGTAACGGAGGGAGGCGAGGTCTCGCCCGGGGACCGGATCCGGGCGGTCCTTCCTGCGCCTCCCCATCTGGACCTGCCACTACTTTAAGCTGACGCATCCTCGCGACGGGTTCATACGTCGCCGAGATCGTGGATTTCCGGCCGCAGGTTGTCCGGCGTCACGTCGATCGTCGCAAGCGTGATGGGCAGCCCGAAGCGCCGCCGGCCCGCGCTTCCTGGATTCAGGTAGAGCACGCCGTCGGCCGTGTCGATCTTCGACGCATGGGAATGACCGGACACGACGACGTCGATGCCGCGCGCGATCGGATCGATCTGCAGAGTCTTCAGATCGTGCAGAACGTAGATCGATTTTCCCGCAAGTCGCACGACCTCGGTTTCAGGGTATGCAGCAGCCCAGTCGTCGATATCCACATTTCCTCGGATCGCGGTAACCGGGGCGATGCGGCGCAGCGCGTCTATAATTTCGGGACGTCCGATGTCGCCGCCATGAATGATGTGATCGACGCCAGCCAGGCGACGCTCCGCCTCCGGCCTGAGCAGCCCGTGCGTGTCGGAGATGATCCCGATTCTGAATGTCATCGGTGGCGGCGGCTCTTAGTGCGCCTCGGTTAATGTTCGATTTCGGCCATAGTCACTACCACAGCACGGTCCGGAACGTTTCCGAGCAGATCGCCGCTGTTGGACGGCCGGTCCGTATTCGGATGGGAAAAGGACGCAGCCAAAGGCGGCGGGGTCGTCGCGATCGAAGATCTCAAGGTGACGAAGGTGCCACGGTCGAGGTGCCGGGCACCTCGGTCAGCCAGAGACCTTCGGCAGGTCCGCAATTCTCACCAGTCCGTGTTGGCTGGTGAATGTCAGCGTTCGATCGGCGCTTTGGGCCTGCGCGACGCCGAAAATCCGATGCGATCCGGTGTCGTATACCGAGACGGTACCTCGATCGTCGATCACCAGCCGCCGGGTCTCGGGAAAAACCGCGTATCGGAGATCGTTCTGCGCACCCACCGCGGCCGGCCTCCCCAATCCGGCCGGCCACCAGTCGTCCGATCGGTTCGGCGAACGGTAGCTGACCTCGTCTCCCCCAGGACGTACCCCGCCGGCTGATTCCGCAGTGTCCAGATGGGCCGCGATGTCGCTGCAGAGTGCGTCCAGCTTGGCCTTGAGTTGCGTGTTGAACATGTCGCCGACCATCGACATGCCTGGCGACCACTGCGACATCCCGCCGAAGTCGGCGTGGCTGAACTGCGCCATCCGGCCGCCGCCGCTCCGGAGAGCCGCGAGCACGACCTGCACCGCGGCGGGCGAGACCGAATGCTTCTTCGCCAGCCGGTCGACCAGATCTCCGTCGTTTGCGGACATTTCGTGATCCCCGATTTCCAGGTTCGATGATGAAACGCCTCAGGCGGAAGAACGCGCCCGTTCTGATCCTGCGGCACCGACGAGCGGAAACGTTGGTAGGCGCTGATGGCCCGGTTGGACAGTGCCAGCCGGCTGCGTGCGCTGGCCCCGACGGATCATGGTCTCGATGACGTCGCTGAGAAACCGACTTGCCGAAGCCGTCTCCCAGTTCGCCGCTCCGCTCAAGGTAGTCCCAGGCGATCTGGAACGAATCCTCGAGGAGTTGGGAGAGCGAGACGGTCATGAGCAAAAAACCAACGAGAACCGTTCGCGTTCCCTGTCATCTCCGCTTCGCCGCTCGCTTTTCTACTTTGATCGCAACCGGCTCGGACCGAAAGACGACATCGCCGAACGCGTGGGCTTCCGGCGTGTCCAAGGCATCGCAGACCGCGAAGCGCGGATTCCGCCAATCGCGTCCGGATGCGATCTGCCGAGCCTCCTCCTCGGTATCCCCTGCGACTCCCTGGCCTGTCGCTTGGCGTTTTGCACAGGCAAGCGGAACACGTGGACAAGCCACAGCCCTTGCGAAAGCGAATCCCTGCTCTGTGCTAAGCGCCCGGAACCACCGGGAGGACGAAGGGATTCGTCAGGCAGGAGCGATCTCGATGCTGATGACGAAGGAACGGCTGCCGGCGATCCGGACACTGCGCGGATGGGCTATCTCGGTGCTGCAGGACGCCGGGGCCATCCGCGAATGCGAAGATCATGGTTGGATGCGGGATCGCGCCGACCCGCACGCGCGCGAGCGGGCCTTCGCCATCGCCCGCGAAGAGCCGCGGCCCGGGGTCGTCTGAAGCCGCCGCCGTCGCGGTCGCGGAGGTCCTCGACGGAATCGGCGACACCTGCCCCGAGCGCCCACCCGAAGACTGAGGCTGCCTCAGCAGCCCTTGCAGATGGTCTTGAGCCGCTGGTTCAGCAAGCGATCGAAGTCCTGTACGTTAGGCTCGAACGCCTTGGCTTCGAAGCGCCCGCGTCCGCCACGGCCTTCCGGCACCGGCAGACCCTGGACAAGCTGCATGGTCGAAGACGAGCTCTTGTGGAGGTCGGCATCGAAGCTCTTGTATGCGTCGGAGTTCTTCCACGCCTGCGCCTGCTCGGCGTCGGCGAACTGAATCATCACGATATGTTCGGAAGCGGCACCCTCCCAGGCAGGCGGTTTTTCCGCATCGACCGCTAGTCGTCCGGTGAACGGAGCCACAGCAGTCGTCATATCCTGGATCGCTTTCTTGAAGGCATCCGCATCGGACACCGCCGAAACCGTAATGAGCATATAGGCGGGCGCCATCATGTGCTCGCCTCGGCCCATTCTGCCGCCTCCATGAAGGCCAAAGCCGCCCATCCCGTGGCCGCCGCCTCGCGCCGTCGCCGGCGCGCACCAGAGCAGGCCGATCAGCGCACACAGGGCAACGGTCCTCAAAAATCGATCGGCCGAGGACCGAGTCCGGTCCTGCTGCGGTTCGCCTGCTGCCTTCTTCGCTCCCGTCATCGCCTGCTCCACGATCGATGATTTCCGGTGCAACGCAGGAGGGATTGGCCGGTTCCGGAACCAATCTGTCTGTGCCAGTTTGAATTGGCGTTGGCGGAGTTCGTAGGTGGCGTTTCTCGTCTACGCCGGCAAGGTCGACCATGGCTTCGACAAGGCATCCGCGGCCGACCTGCAAAAGCACCTGAGCCTTTGATCCGCAAGACGCAGCCGTACGCGAAACGGATCGCTCACAAGGGCATCTGGGTCGAACCGAAACATCTCGCCGAGATCGAGTACCGGGCGAAGTCGGCAGAGGGCAAAGTCCGGCATCCGTTCTTCAAGGGGCTGCGACGATATCTGACGATGACGCGGGGGATCACCGGGACGGATCACGAGGGCCGCGCCCTGAAGGGAATGCAAGGCATGCAAATTCTTGAAGGAGCAGTTCGCCAATGAGCCGAACATCGACCCTGCCGAAACGCCTGCAGCCGATGCTCGCAACTCTGACCGATGCCCCGTTCGACGACCCCGGCTGGGTCTTCGAAGACAAGTACGACGGTTTCCGGATGATCGCCGAGATCAAGAACGGCGCAGTCGCGCTCTACAGCCGCAACGGCGAGATCATCAGCCGCAGCTACATCGAGGTCGCCAAGGCTCTGGAAAGCGTCGAGGCCGACGCCGTGATCGACGGGGAACTCGTCGCGATCGGGAAAGACGGCGTGTCGCATTTCCAGCTTCTCCAAAACGCGCTGCGCCATGAGGCGAAGCTTCTGTACTGCGCCTTCGATCTCACGTTCGAGAACGGCGAGGATCTGCGCAAGCGGCCACTCCTGGAACGCAAGAAACGGCTGAAGGCCATCCTGCCGCGGGACAAGCTGATCGCGTTCAGCCGGCATCGCGAAGCGAGCGGCACCAGGTTCTTCGCGGAGGCCGAACGGAAGGGCCTCGAAGGCATCATGGCGAAGCGCGCTGACAGCCCTTACGCGTCCGGCAGCCGGACCGCGGATTGGCTGAAGATCAAGACCGCGAAGCGGCAGGAGGTCGTCATCGCCGGCTTCACGGCGCCTAGGCGCACACGCCCCTTCTTCGGTGCCCTAGTCCTAGCTGTGAGGGAAGACGACACTTGGCGATACATCGGCCATGTGGGCACCGGGTTCAGCCACCAGACCTTGGAAAAGCTGCACGGCAAGCTCGTGAAGCTGAAAGTCGCGAAGTCGCCCTTCCCCGGCAAGGTGAAGGACGAACTCGTGACCACTTGGGTCAGGCCGTCGCTCGTAGCCGAGGTTAAGTTCGCGGAATGGACGAGCAAGGGCGAACTGCGCCAACCCGTCTACCTCGGCCTCAGAACCGACAAGCGCGCGAAGGATGTCGTGCGCGAACGCGAACGGTCGCGGAAATAGCCCGTCCCCCTTCCCGCCACCGGCAAGGAACCAATCCATGAGCCGTCTCGCGCCTTTTATTCAGTTCCGGCTCGAGGCCGTCGAAGCATTAGGCCCGGCTTTCCTTCCACGCCGCAAGTCCTCGGCGAGACGTCGTACCTCACGGAACCGCCGGCCGATGGACCGGTTGATCGAGCATATGTACAGCGACGGATCCGATCCCGAACCCACGGCGTCCTCGGCTCTAAGGATCGTCGGTCTCGCCAGCGACGACAAGCATCGCTTCAGCAAGTCGCGACACGAAAGCCTGGTTCTCCTCAAGGGCATCGGGGTCGAAGGTGATGCTCATGCCGGACCGGTCGTCCGACATCGCTACCTGATGCGGCACGACCCGACGATGCCGAACGCACGACAGGTCCATCTCATAAACTCCGAGCTCCTCGAGACGCTGCGCGCGGAGGGCTGCATTCTCGGCCCCGGCGACCTCGGCGAGAACGTGCTGACTGCAGGCCTCGACCTCGAATCCTTGCCGCTGGGAACGATCCTGAAGCTCGGCGCCGAAGCCGCCATCGAGTTGACCGGCCTGAGGACACCGTCCGTGCTGATCGACCGATTCAGAACCGGTCTCAAGCATAAGTTGATCATGCCGGACGCCGATCGTCCGGCATTCCGATGCGGTGTCATGAGCGTCGTCCTCTCAGGTGGCCGAATATTCGTTGGCGACCGGATCGAGATTCGGTTCCCGCCCGAACCTTGGCGGCCTCTGCCGGCCTTATGAAGTCCCGAGGGGAACGCCCTATTTCGGAGATCAGCTTCGCGACTGGAACCGACGCGCTCTTCCGGTCTTAACCGAATATTTCCAATCGATGGAGGATCCCATGCCTCGCGGCGACAAATCCAGTTACACCGACAAGCAGAAGCGCCAGGCCGAGCACATCGAGGAAGGCTACGAACACCGAGGCGTTCCGGAGAAGGAGGCCGAACGGCGCGCTTGGGCGACCGTGAACAAGGAAACGCACGGCGGGAAGAAGAGCGGCTCCGGCCGCGGGACAGAAGAAGACCATTCGCCGTCGAGGAAGGGCGGCCGGTTGGGCGGCGCTGCATCTGCCAAGCGGCCCGCCGCCGAAAAGTCGCGATCGGCCAAAAAGGCCGCGCAGACCAGAAAGCGGCGCGCCGCGTGAGGGTTTGAGCCGCAGATCGTCGTCGCGCGACCAAGCAGGAGTTGCCCATGGCCGAGAGGTTCAAAGGCAAGATCGTCATCGTCACGGGGGCCGCTTCCGGCATCGGAGAAGCGACAGCACGCCGCTTCGTTGCAGAGGGCGCGAAGGTGGCCCTGGTGGACCGCAACAACGAGTCGCTGGAAAAGGTCGCGAAGAGTCTGCCCGGCGACCAGGTAATGGTCCAGGCCGCCGACGTGTCGGACTCTAGCGCCGTCGACGGAATGGTCGGGGCGGTCGTGGACCGCTTCGGCCGGCTGGACGTCATCGTGAACAACGCAGGCGTCCACGAAGGTGGCGACCCGACTTCCATCACGGACGAGAAATGGCGGACCGTGATGTCGACCGACGTCGACGGCGTGTTCTATGGCTGCCGCGCAGCACTCCCCCATCTCGAAAAAACCAAGGGCTCGATCGTGAACACGGCGTCGGTCTCAGGGACTGGCGGCGATTGGGGCATGAGCCCCTACAACGCAGCGAAGGGTGCTGTCCCTATCGCAAACTTATTCTGACTAGCAGTTGATCGAGAATCGGGCGATGCTCTTGCGAGATGAGAGATTTTGTCAGGCTCATTGTTTGGATGGTCGCAGATCTGTTTCGGTCGCGGACAGCGCTTGAGGTGGAAATTTGGATGTTGGGGCAGCAGATAAACGTTCTGCGGCGAACCGCTCCTAAAGAGACAGACCTTCAGCGCCATCGACCGCTTGATTTTTGTTTGCCTTTATCGGCTTCGCCCTGGCGTTCGCGATGCGCTGGCGATTGTCAAGCCGGAGACCGTGGTCAAATGGCATCACGCCGGGTTCCGATTATATTGGCGATGGAAATCGAAAGCGCGGGGTGGCAGGCCAACAGTTCCGTTGGCGATACGCAAGCTTATCCGCGAGATGAGCATTGCCAATCCGCTGTGGGGAGCGCCGCGGATCCATGGAGAACTCCTCAAGCTCGGCGTCGATGTCGGACAGACGAGCGTGGCCAAGTACATGGTCAGGCGACGAGACCCGCCGTCCCAAGGCTGGAGGACATTCCTTTGCAATCATGCGGACGGGATCGCTGCGATGGATATGTTCGTCGTGCCGACAATCTCGTTTCGCCTGCTCTATGGATTGCTGATCATGGGGCACGGCCGGCGACATATTCTGTGGTTTGGCGTCACAGCGCATCCAACCGCAGAATGGATCGCAAATCAGGTCACGGAAGCATGCGGTTGGGAACAGGCTCCCCGCTATCTCATTCGTGACCGAGACGCGCTTACGGTGAGGTTTTTATCCGCCGACTCCGATCGATAGGCATCCGCGATCGACCGACGTCGCCGCGCTCCCCTTGGCAAAATGGATATGCTGAAAGGCTGATCGGTTCGATCCGACGGGAATGCCTTGACCACGTTATTGTATTCAGCGAGCGCCACCTCCGTCACCTGCTGCTCTGTTACATGAAATATTACAATGGGGCCCCGCACCC is part of the Bradyrhizobium erythrophlei genome and encodes:
- a CDS encoding L,D-transpeptidase family protein; translated protein: MNAAAINSAEPSKKTLSDTKPTPAGIRLQVLLDRAHFSPGEIDGKFGENAKKALRAYEKAQQLATSDEVGTDVWAKLASDDRPVITSYAISDKDVAGPFLRKLPAKMEAMKDLPKLAYTSAREGLAEKFHMSEDLLSALNPGRHFDRAGETIAVIDTGADQSPEKAAKVEVDKNRQTVQLFDKSNALIGFYPATVGSEEKPSPSGTLKVTEIDRNPTYRYNPDYHFKGVHSRKPFTIKPGPNNPVGTMWINLSADGYGIHGTPFPGRVSKSESHGCIRLTNWDAERVAELVSKGTPVTFVDDTK
- a CDS encoding metallophosphoesterase family protein, translated to MTFRIGIISDTHGLLRPEAERRLAGVDHIIHGGDIGRPEIIDALRRIAPVTAIRGNVDIDDWAAAYPETEVVRLAGKSIYVLHDLKTLQIDPIARGIDVVVSGHSHASKIDTADGVLYLNPGSAGRRRFGLPITLATIDVTPDNLRPEIHDLGDV
- a CDS encoding DUF1330 domain-containing protein, encoding MTGAKKAAGEPQQDRTRSSADRFLRTVALCALIGLLWCAPATARGGGHGMGGFGLHGGGRMGRGEHMMAPAYMLITVSAVSDADAFKKAIQDMTTAVAPFTGRLAVDAEKPPAWEGAASEHIVMIQFADAEQAQAWKNSDAYKSFDADLHKSSSSTMQLVQGLPVPEGRGGRGRFEAKAFEPNVQDFDRLLNQRLKTICKGC
- a CDS encoding extracellular catalytic domain type 1 short-chain-length polyhydroxyalkanoate depolymerase, which translates into the protein MLNQDTLREATRLTQAGQLTEATALLQCMLRGERPLATAKGLISLPDRTPPTIDPKANGVGNADRAAPAETPAAMARRRRPLFDRAKDGTWLGLRGAKHAPASVTDIAPVGTKFIEGAYSNEAGSRTFKLFVPSSYHQGQPLPLVVMLHGCTQSPDDFAAGTRMNFIAEEQNCLVVYPAQPSGANPSKCWNWFRAADQRRDEGEPSLIAGITRRVMQDYSVDPKRVFVAGLSAGGAAAAVMGATYSDLYAAVGIHSGLACGAATDMPSAFAAMRQGGKGGRQTMAGGPMVPTIIFHGDRDTTVHPDNGAHVVEHAIGARRTRKKVHRGQIPGGHGYTRTTHTDGEREVLEHWNVHGAGHAWSGGSPAGSYTDGEGPDATREMLRFFLEHPQASRAH
- a CDS encoding SDR family NAD(P)-dependent oxidoreductase; its protein translation is MAERFKGKIVIVTGAASGIGEATARRFVAEGAKVALVDRNNESLEKVAKSLPGDQVMVQAADVSDSSAVDGMVGAVVDRFGRLDVIVNNAGVHEGGDPTSITDEKWRTVMSTDVDGVFYGCRAALPHLEKTKGSIVNTASVSGTGGDWGMSPYNAAKGAVPIANLF
- a CDS encoding AAA family ATPase → MRPLLLVGDPGGGKSRFARRLGEVLGVSVWREDASRADGAVFAGTDRRWYSAEPCHPFLAVAAGGIANPLVLIDELEKSGTRSDYGRLWDCLLGFFEIETSARYPDPALQTNLNLSQISYVLTANSLDPLPGPLRDRTRVVTFRSQAPTISMRSCPP
- a CDS encoding MOSC domain-containing protein, translating into MSRLAPFIQFRLEAVEALGPAFLPRRKSSARRRTSRNRRPMDRLIEHMYSDGSDPEPTASSALRIVGLASDDKHRFSKSRHESLVLLKGIGVEGDAHAGPVVRHRYLMRHDPTMPNARQVHLINSELLETLRAEGCILGPGDLGENVLTAGLDLESLPLGTILKLGAEAAIELTGLRTPSVLIDRFRTGLKHKLIMPDADRPAFRCGVMSVVLSGGRIFVGDRIEIRFPPEPWRPLPAL
- a CDS encoding plasmid stabilization protein; the encoded protein is MPRGDKSSYTDKQKRQAEHIEEGYEHRGVPEKEAERRAWATVNKETHGGKKSGSGRGTEEDHSPSRKGGRLGGAASAKRPAAEKSRSAKKAAQTRKRRAA
- a CDS encoding CopG family transcriptional regulator → MPLNVQDLRPKPPETEKITINLGYVDLGHVDLMVKDGFYSNRTDFIRTAIRNQLERHADVVKQSTARKGLDLGLRNYTRADLEAARQAGEMLHINVLGLASIAQDVSPDLARATIASVSVLGALHATPAVKAALSDRTR
- the ligD gene encoding non-homologous end-joining DNA ligase, with the translated sequence MSRTSTLPKRLQPMLATLTDAPFDDPGWVFEDKYDGFRMIAEIKNGAVALYSRNGEIISRSYIEVAKALESVEADAVIDGELVAIGKDGVSHFQLLQNALRHEAKLLYCAFDLTFENGEDLRKRPLLERKKRLKAILPRDKLIAFSRHREASGTRFFAEAERKGLEGIMAKRADSPYASGSRTADWLKIKTAKRQEVVIAGFTAPRRTRPFFGALVLAVREDDTWRYIGHVGTGFSHQTLEKLHGKLVKLKVAKSPFPGKVKDELVTTWVRPSLVAEVKFAEWTSKGELRQPVYLGLRTDKRAKDVVRERERSRK